Proteins from a single region of Chromobacterium sp. ATCC 53434:
- a CDS encoding TldD/PmbA family protein, whose amino-acid sequence MMRAHLKTLAAALSGLLRDGEGYTLWLEAERSDFIRFNHGKVRQAGSVEQAYLDLRLIRGRRQATQQLSLSGGADDLALLETALPALREALEQVEDDPFLLLNEQAQSSERVAAAALPPAETMVADILAAADGHELVGILASGEISFGFANHLGQFNWQQGESWNFDWSLYSHGDKAVKRSRAGSAWDARALRADIAEAAEQLALLKLPLKTLEPGEYRAYFTPTALSGLLSMLNWGGLSEKELRAKRSPLLKLASGEARLSPRVALAEAGGEGLSPLFQGEGFIRPERVELIAGGEYRNSLIGPRSAREFGLEPNAGDDEYAESMQLAAGDLPRDEALRALGTGVYLSNLWYLNFSDRAACRITGMTRFACFWVEDGRIVAPLGVMRFDDSLLRLLGDELEALTVERELLVDAGSYGGRATQSKLLPGALVRSLRFSL is encoded by the coding sequence ATGATGCGCGCGCATTTGAAAACCCTGGCGGCGGCGTTGAGCGGCCTGTTGCGCGACGGGGAAGGCTATACGCTGTGGCTGGAGGCCGAGCGCAGCGATTTCATTCGCTTCAATCACGGCAAGGTGCGCCAGGCCGGCTCGGTGGAGCAGGCTTATCTGGATCTGCGGCTGATCCGCGGCAGGCGCCAGGCCACGCAGCAGCTGTCGCTCAGCGGCGGCGCCGACGATCTGGCCCTGCTCGAGACGGCGCTGCCGGCATTGCGCGAAGCGCTGGAGCAGGTGGAGGATGATCCCTTCCTGCTGCTGAACGAGCAGGCGCAGAGCAGCGAGCGCGTCGCGGCCGCCGCGTTGCCGCCGGCGGAAACCATGGTCGCCGATATTCTGGCCGCCGCCGACGGGCACGAGCTGGTCGGCATTCTCGCCAGCGGCGAGATCAGCTTCGGCTTCGCCAACCATCTGGGCCAGTTCAACTGGCAGCAGGGCGAGAGCTGGAACTTCGACTGGAGCCTGTATTCGCACGGCGACAAGGCGGTGAAGCGCAGCCGGGCCGGCAGCGCCTGGGATGCGCGGGCCTTGCGCGCCGACATCGCCGAGGCGGCGGAACAGCTGGCCTTGCTGAAGTTGCCGCTGAAAACGCTGGAGCCGGGCGAATACCGCGCCTATTTTACGCCGACGGCGCTGAGCGGCCTGCTGTCGATGCTGAACTGGGGCGGCTTGTCCGAGAAGGAGTTGCGCGCCAAGCGCAGTCCGCTGCTGAAGCTGGCGAGCGGCGAGGCGAGGCTGTCGCCGCGGGTCGCGCTGGCGGAGGCGGGCGGCGAAGGGTTGTCGCCCCTGTTCCAGGGAGAGGGCTTCATCCGGCCGGAGCGGGTGGAATTGATTGCCGGGGGCGAGTACCGCAACAGCCTGATCGGGCCGCGCAGCGCGCGCGAGTTCGGCCTGGAGCCGAACGCCGGCGACGACGAATACGCGGAGTCCATGCAGCTGGCGGCCGGCGATCTGCCGCGCGACGAGGCCCTGCGGGCGCTGGGCACCGGCGTCTACCTGTCCAATCTGTGGTACCTGAACTTTTCCGATCGCGCCGCCTGCCGCATCACCGGCATGACCCGCTTCGCCTGCTTCTGGGTTGAGGACGGCCGCATCGTCGCGCCATTGGGCGTGATGCGCTTCGACGACAGCCTGCTGCGCCTGCTGGGCGACGAGCTGGAGGCGCTGACCGTCGAGCGCGAGCTGCTGGTGGACGCCGGCAGCTACGGCGGCCGGGCTACCCAGAGCAAGCTGCTGCCGGGGGCGCTGGTCAGGTCGCTGCGCTTCAGTCTATAG